CCTGCCCACCGGTTCCGGGCAGCCGTCCCGGTGGGACGAGTTGGTGGACGGTGCGGGCCACGCCACCGGGTACATGGGGTTCGGTCCGTGGTGCGTGCCCTCGCCCGTCTACCACTCGGCGACCTACCCGGGCGCCGGGCTGGTGACCTCTCCCCTCGACTACGCCCGGCTGTTCCAGTCGCTGCTGCGGACCTCCAAGGGCGCCGACGGGGTGGTCGGTCCCGCGGGTCTCCAGGCGATGCTGCGTCCGCGGGTCACCCGCTCCAGCCCGGTCACCCCGGACACGTTCGCGGGGACGGGCCTGGAGATGAGCAGTCCCGAGCGCGACGGCCGGCTGTGGTGGTGGGGTCACTCCGCCGCCTACCCGTGGGGGTACTGGTGGGATGCGCGGGTCTACCCCCACCTCGATCTGGTCGTGGTGGCCATGGCCAACAAGTGGGACATGATGCGACTGCACAACCCGGCCGACCGCAACGCCGCGGGCATCGTGGCCCAGTGGGCCGCCCGCTGGGCCGCCCACGGTGTGCCGCCCCGCCGCCGACGGGCCGTCGGCCGCCGGGAAGCGGTCGCGCCGGGGCCCGAGGCGTCTTCGCTGATGGGCGCCGTCGTCGGGGAGCGGGCGTACGCGGCGCTCGGTCTCACCGGCCGGTTCGACGCCGCCACCGTGCGGTCCATGGCGGAGCGCACCCGCCCGTTCGACGGCACGCCGACGCCCGGTCCCGACGTGGACGCGTTCGCGAGCGGGGTCGCGG
The nucleotide sequence above comes from Streptomyces sp. ML-6. Encoded proteins:
- a CDS encoding serine hydrolase domain-containing protein: MFHDLADALEEVLPEILAGTNTPGVAVALATGTELRGMGAGYADLARGVPMTGASSATAGSLSKPLVGLALTRLAEAGDIEVDGPIAPFLPPGARPANPEAQQPVTAGMLTSHTGGYRTDIIDAELTRPRPIAEYVALRHEAGTTPEYGGVCPLYGPPGQFAYSSFGMSVVGCAVEQVAGENYASYVDRSVFKALGMDSSALPTGSGQPSRWDELVDGAGHATGYMGFGPWCVPSPVYHSATYPGAGLVTSPLDYARLFQSLLRTSKGADGVVGPAGLQAMLRPRVTRSSPVTPDTFAGTGLEMSSPERDGRLWWWGHSAAYPWGYWWDARVYPHLDLVVVAMANKWDMMRLHNPADRNAAGIVAQWAARWAAHGVPPRRRRAVGRREAVAPGPEASSLMGAVVGERAYAALGLTGRFDAATVRSMAERTRPFDGTPTPGPDVDAFASGVADLAELAPDPGRIRRYARERGPEAALWALECGATSAEFPLPAPVFCAPHR